Proteins encoded by one window of Rutidosis leptorrhynchoides isolate AG116_Rl617_1_P2 chromosome 7, CSIRO_AGI_Rlap_v1, whole genome shotgun sequence:
- the LOC139860020 gene encoding uncharacterized protein, with the protein MVRQFFIYRIRDRKTALAWYDQWCHLGPLCEIISLEDIVNTGYNHQEKVSDLVSNATFTWSPVWNLKYPGLASIQTPHMDDLDDKLMWKGTDNVEQGGSVACIWESIRPHAQNIEWFEVVWFT; encoded by the coding sequence ATGGTGAGACAATTCTTTATTTATCGTATAAGGGATAGAAAAACTGCTTTGGCCTGGTACGATCAGTGGTGCCATTTAGGCCCATTATGTGAGATTATTTCTTTAGAAGACATTGTAAACACTGGCTACAATCATCAAGAAAAAGTAAGTGATTTAGTTTCCAATGCTACATTTACTTGGTCGCCAGTTTGGAACTTGAAATATCCTGGTTTAGCTAGTATTCAGACTCCCCACATGGATGATTTGGATGATAAATTGATGTGGAAGGGAACTGATAATGTTGAGCAGGGTGGTTCTGTGGCATGCATTTGGGAATCTATTCGGCCTCATGCACAAAATATTGAGTGGTTCGAAGTGGTCTGGTTCACATAA